CACAACCAGCTTGCTTGCTTGCTGTAAATCCGCCGATGCAACCTCACCGGTTGGATCGATATACCGCTGATAGCTCTCGACCTTACTAATAGAAAAATCGTAACCGATTGTTTGCTGTTTCTTTCCAAATTCAACTGCAAGAGGCAGCCCCACATAACCCAATCCAACAACTGCGACTGTATCCATATCTATTTGTTTTCTCCACTAATTTTTCGTATACATTTCCACAAACACACTTTTTAATATAAATTCGAAACGATATCAATGGATACTGTACTGAAGAACAGCGCTCGCGCTGACTCTATCGACTTACCATTGCCAAGATAGCTGATTATTGATAATTAGCGTGTTATTAAGCAATGATATCTAAAATAAAATATCACTTTTATGTGCTATAAATAACAGAGTTATCGAAAAAAAGATAGATAATGACACTCATAAGTGCTGGAATTATCTGAATCGAATCTATAAAGTTCATAGCATAGACAAAAAGAGAGGTATTTACATGCGTAGCATCAACATTAGCATTTTTAGAAAAAATTTATTCACTATTTTGATTCCGATTCTACTCATTAGTGGAAGTCTAGTCGCCTGTAGTGAGGCCAAGGATACCCAAGTACTAATCTCAGAAGCCACACAATACCAACAGAGTGGAAACGATAAAGCAGCCATTATTCAGCTTAAAAATGCTTTGCAACAAGATCCCGATAATTCAGAGGCACGCTATCTTCTCGGCACTATCTATAACCAGACAGGTGATCATAAAGCAGCAGAAAAGGAATTAAGTAGAGCGCTGAGACTCGGAAGCGATCCTGGCAAGGTATTACCTGACTTGGGCAAAGTATTATTTAATCTTGGTGAATTCCAGCAATTACTGGATAAAACAGAAATGCTTTCAGCCACGAACAATCCAACCGAATTATTACTATTGCGTGGCAATGCATTTCTGGCATTAGGTAAATATCAGGATGCCAGGAATGTCTTTGAACAGATACTTAAAAAAGAACCCGACTCTCCCGGTGCGTTAATCGGACTCGCTAATTATTCGCTTTCTGAGAAAAATCCAGAGATGACGATAAAATTTTCTGAACAGGCGATAACCAAGAATCCGGATAACGCGGATGCCTGGTTTTTCAAAGCTGATTTATTACGTGCTCAAGGCAAAATCGAACAAGCCTTGGCAGCTTATAATCAGGTTATTCAATTAGAACCTGGCTATTTCTCAGCTTATATTAACCGGGCCATCATAGAAATCGGTACAAGAGAATTTGATGCGGCAGCAAAAAGCATTGATGCGGCACGCAAGATATCATCCAATGCATTATCGGTCATTTATACTCAAGCACTTCTGGATTTTAGCCAGGGAAGGCAATCTGATGCACTCGCATCAACACAACAAATTCTCAATGTCGCACCAGAACATTTACCCAGTATATTGCTTGCCGGCGCCGCGCAATTCTCCTTAGGATCGTTATTACAGGCAGAACAGTATCTAGAAAAATACTTAAAAAGAATTCCGGGTAATCTATATGCACGCAAATTAATGGTAGCTATCCTACTAAAAAGCAACCAAACACAGCAAGCAATTAATATTCTGACCCCAACACTTGATATCGTGCAGGAGGATCCTCAATTATTAGCTCTGGCTGGAGAAGCCTATATGCAGGCCAAAGATTTTACAAAAGCGACCGCATACCTCGAAAAGGCAAATGAACTTGCACCGGATAATGCAACACTCCACACTGCCCTCGGTATGAGTAAATTAGCGCTGGGAGATAGTAATCACGCTATTGCAGAACTGGAACTCGCAAAGAATTTAGATACAGCCTCTCCCAGAGCCGCTATTCTGCTGACTCTAACCCACCTTCGCTTAAAAGAATTTGATAAAGCCTTATCTACAGTAAAAGTACTTGAAAAAGAGGAGCCCGATAATCCTCTTTATAAAAATCTAAAGGGGGGCATTTATTTAGGTAAGCAAGACTTCTCCAATGCACGCATCAGCTTTAATCGGGCACTCTCAATTCAATCGGATTATTTCCCTGCAATCAAAAATCTAGCACGACTAGATATTCAGGAAAAGAATCCGGATGCTGCCAAGAAACGTTTTGAAGCGATTCTAAAAAAGGATGAAAAAAATATCCAGGCCATGAATGCATTAGCTGACCTTGCTCAGTCCCAGGGTAACATTAACGAGGCAACGAACTGGCTGGAATTAGCAAGCAGCAAGAATCCGAATGCTATGGAACCGGCTATACAACTTGCCACACATTATCTACACCTAGGTGAAAAGAAAAAATCACTTACCCTTGCCCAGAAATTGTATGGGACTTATCCAAACCAGCCGAGTGTCTTGGAAACTCTGGGACAGGCACAATTTGCCAATGGTAATCAGTCTGCAGCACTAGAAAGCTACGAAAGGCTCGCTGTCAATTTACCAAAGTCTGCTGCTGCTCAGCTAAAGATAGCCACTATTCACGCTGCTATGCAGAATCAATCGGCCGCTTCAATTGCCCTGAAAAAAGCTTTAAAAATGCAACCCGATTATCTGGATGCGCAGGTGCTGCAATTTAGACTTGCTGTGCAGAATAAAAATGAAAATGAAGCATTCAGCATATCCCAGAAAATACAGAAAGAGCATAATCAGCTGCCTATCGGCTATATACTCGAAGGTGACTTGCTAATGGGACAGAAAAAACCTGAGCGTGCTTTGAAGGCATATGAACAGGCATTTCTTATCGCCCCAAGCAGTCCATTAATCGTCAAACTACACGCAACATTAAGTCAAACAGGGAAAGAAAAGGAAGCCAATTCCAGACTAAACCAATGGTTAAATAAATATCCAGGTGATTCAATTGCTCGTTTATATCTCGCAGAAAATTATCTGGAAAAGCAACAATTTGATGCAGCGGTTCAGGAATATCAATCTATTCTAAAACAATACCCAGAGCATACATCAACACTCAATAATTTAGCATGGCTCTATCAGCAGGAAAAGGATCCTCGCGCACTAGCATATGCAGAGAGAGCCTATAAGCAAGCCCCTAATTCACCTGCGATTCTAGATACTCTAGGATGGATTCTGGTAGGAGAAGGAAATATAACTCGGGCTTTACCGCTCTTAGAAAAAGCAGCTTTTCTGGCACCAGAAGCAAGCGAGATTCAATATCATCATGCATTCGGATTAGTAAAGTCAGGCGATAGAACTAAGGCGCGGGACATTCTCGAAAAATTACTGGTTTCAGACAAGAATTTTCCAAGGTTTAATGATGCTCAGGCATTATTAAAACAGGTTCAATAACGTACTAACATACCGATTAATATTATTACGCCATTCATTTAACAACAGATGGGTTCCTGGGAACAGCAGGAGTCCATCTGTTGGGCTCAGACGTTATAAGTTCATAAATATCATTGCATTAGTCATGCTGAATGTTTTCCGACCACTGTTCAGGTGTCAGCGTTTTCATTGACAATGCGTGAATTTCTTGTTTCATTCTATCCCCAAGTGAAGTGTACACAAGCTGATGCTGTTGAATTACGCTTTTATCACGAAATTCGGCACTCACAATAACTGCATTGAAGTGGTGACCATCGTCTCCTTCCACTTTCACCAACTCACATGGCAAAGACGTTTCAATATAATGTTTAATATCTTCAGCTGTAATCATTCAATCTCCTTCATGCATAGACCTCTCAGCATGTTATTTTGATATACCAGTTTAAAAAGCAGAACCTAATGTCGCAACTTATAGCCTGTTTTTAGTATTTGTATCGCCAGAGCCGATATCGCTACAAAACACGCTGTTACAATCATTAAACTAAAATAAGGTGAAATATCCGAGACACCAAAGAAACCATAGCGAAATCCATCGATCATATAGAAAAATGGGTTAAGATGCGATAAATGTTGCCAGACAGGTGGTAATGAATGAATCGTATAAAATACACCCGATAAAAATGTCAGCGGCATAATAATAAAGTTCTGGAAAGCGGCGAGCTGATCAAATTTTTCTGCCCAGATGCCGGCAATGACTCCTAATGCACCTAGCAAAGCGCTGCCCATTATCACAAACAATAGTATCCATAATGGCAAGTACAATGGGAGGTCAAAAAAAATTAAAGTTATTAAATAAACACCTGCGCCCACCATCAGGCCTCGCACGACCGACGCTAATATATATGCAAAGAATATCTCCCGATAAGATAAGGGTGACAACAAGACGAAAACAATGTTACCACTGATTTTTGATTGAATCAGGCTCGATGATGCGTTAGCAAAAGCATTTTGTAGCACAGACATCATAATCAAACCAGGAATTAAAAATAGGGTATAAGCCACACCAGGATAAATCTCTACGCGTGCTTCTAGCACATGAAAAAAAATTAATAGATACAGTAAGGTGGATACTATCGGCGCCAGTATCGTTTGGAAGCCGACTTTCCAAAAACGGAGCAGCTCTTTATTCAAGAGTGTGAAAAAACCAATCATTTTAATTCAAGTTCGTTCTTTCTCATTATATTAACAAAAACTTCCTCTAGGTCAGGTTGTAGTAACTGCATTTCCAGTATCTGTATATTCGTTTCGCGCAATAGTGCTAATAGTGGCTCAATCTGAAAATAATCTTCAATTTTAAGAATATAACAGCCATCGACACAGCTAATTACTTGTTTCTCTAGTTTTGGCGGCAGTATATCGGGTGATAATCTCAAACGCACAGAATATCCCGGGTTATCATGAGCCGTATGACTAATCAGATTTTGCACACTGTCTAGTGTTACAATTTTTCCCTGCTTCAGCATTGCTACGCGATGACACAGTGCCTCTGCTTCTTCCAGATAGTGTGTGGTTAATACAATTGTATGACCATCCTGGTTTAACTGTTTAATGAAATTCCAGAGTGTCTGACGCAATTCGACATCTACACCCGCAGTGGGTTCATCCAGTATAATAACAGGCGGTTTATGCACTAACGCCTGGGCAACCAATACGCGGCGCTTCATACCCCCTGATAGCGCTCGCATATTCGTATTCGCTTTATCAGTCAGATCCAGGTTATGAATGATTGTATCGATCCAATCATGGTTATGTTTAATGCCATAATAACCAGACTGAATAACCAATGCTTCACGTACCGTAAAAAAAGGATCAAATACCAGTTCCTGCGGAACAACACCCAGCATACGTCGGGCCTCACGATACTCAGTAACAACATCATATCCCATTACACTGACGGTTCCAGCGCTCGCCAGCGATAACCCCGAAATAATGCTAATCAGCGTTGTTTTCCCTGCACCGTTTGGGCCCAGCAAAGCAAAAAACTCACCTTTTTTAATTTCAAGATGAATATCTGACAGCGCACATACCGTATCAAAGTGTTTATATACCTGTTTGACTTCAATTGCTGGAATCATGGCACGAAGAAATAGAAAAAGCTTTAATTACAGGCTTCCATAATTAGATATATGAATTAGTTAATCAGTCAATTTATTATTGAGACCCAATGGCAAGAATTCTGAAACACCATACAGTTGAATAAGGCTTCTTATGTTTTCTGGTACATTAACAAAGTGTAATCGGCATTTCCGTCGATTGGATTCACGTAGCCACTCCAATAACATACTGACCACAGATGAATCCACTTCAAGGATATTCTCCAGATCCACAACCAAATGACTACTATCAACAAATAAGGAAATGACTTCCTCTTTCAAAGTAATCACATTGTTTATCGTTACCGGCCCTTTGATTTTAATCTTATTATCTTCACATAGAATCATTTTAAGTTATTACAGGCTGCCTTAGGTTATAACCATTCCCTATTTACCTTCCAACGAACGGTTTTTTTCTGTTAATGTTTTAATCAATCCTTCAACACCGCCTTTTCTAATCTGACTATTAAAAGAGCCACGGTAATTCGTAACCAAGCTGACTCCTGCTACGGTCACATCATAAACTTTCCAGCCTTCAGCCGTTTTTTCCATACTGTAATTAATCGGTACAGGCTGTCTACCTTTACCTTGATTTACCCGGGTTTTCACCATCGTATCCGTTTTATTCCCCAAATCATTAATCGGATTAACTGTGATAATCTCGTTTTGATAACCCGATAACGAGTTGGAATAAGTCCGGACCAATAAGGTGCGAAATTCTTCAATCAACTGACTTTGTTGATTAGATGCAGCCTTGGCCCAGTTCTTTCCCATAGCCAGCTGAGTCATGCGCGTGAAATCAAAATGAGGAAGTATCTTGTTTTCCACCAAATCAAGAATTCTATCTTTATTTCCAGATTTGATATCACTATCCTGCTTAATAATATCCATCACTTCTTGTACAGTTTCATCTACTAGTATATCAGGAGCCATCACTTCCTTCGCCCATGCTGGAAATACCAATAAAAGAACAACTGCCAACATCATTATCCCAAAATACTTTTTCATAGTTTACTCATCAATCTTTTTCAATATCATGCAGCAAATTAAAAATAACCAGTTAATGTCGGACTTTCATGCTCTTCATCAAAAAGCATCATCCTCGGTCGCTTTATCAAATAGAAAGCGACCAATCATTTCTTCCAGCACAATTGCCGAGTTGGTTTTCATAATCTTATCACCATCCGCCAGCATCACTTCATCACCACCGGGTGATAAACCAATATACTGTTCGCCCAACAAGCCCGATGTTAATATACTCGCAAAGGTATCTCTGGGAAATCGATAATGGCTATCTATAGTCATAGTCACCATTGCATCATAAGTTTCAAGACTAAACTGGATAGCAGTTACACGCCCTACGACAACACCTGAACTTTTTACTGGCGCTCTGTTTTTCAGCCCACCGATATTCTCAAAATTCCCTGTCAACGTATAACCCTGCCCGGTACCATAAGTACTCAAATTTCCTACCTTTAGGCCCAGTATTAATAATGCACCTATTCCAGAAAGAACAAACAATCCCACCCATAAATCCATGGTCGTCCGCTGCATCAGTTAACTCCTCTAAACATGAAAGCAGTCAAAATAAAATCAAGTCCTAGAATTACCAATGATGAAGTAACCACAGTACGCGTAGTTGCGCCCGATACCCCTTCTGCTGTAGGCGGCGCATCATATCCTTCAAAGACTGCAATGGCTGTCACTGCTATACCAAAGCAGCAGCTCTTAATGACGCCGTTTATTACGTCAAACCTAAAATCTACCGCATTTTGCATCTGTGACCAGAATGATCCTTCATCCACACCGATAAAGACCACCGTAACTAAATAACCACCAAATACACCCATAACAGAGAACATCGCAGCCAGAAGCGGCATTGAAATCACACCAGCCCAAAAACGAGGAGCAACAATCCGCGCGATGGGGTCCACTGCCATCATACCCATTGCTGCCAATTGCTCGGTCGCTTTCATCAGACCCACTTCCGCTGTAATAGCAGAACCCGCACGGCTGGCAAACAAGAGTGCAGCGACTACTGGTCCGAGCTCACGTACCAGAGACAATGCTATTAATGAACCGACTGCAGTTTCAGAACCAAACTTCTGTAATGTTTCATAGCCCTGCAAACCCAGTACCATACCTACAAACAAGCCTGACACAAGTATGATAATGAGTGACAATACGCCCGTAAAATAAAGTTCGCGCGCAACTAAACCAAAACGGCGGGCGCTGGTAGAAGATTTTAATAGCACCAGTAGGAAAAAACGACTAGCATAGCCTAGCCTCCAGGTACTCTCTATTACATGGTGGCCAAAATTCTGAATACCGGAAATAATACGTCTAGGCAAAATACTCTCCCAAATCCAAGTCCTTTTTGTATGCCTGCGCCGGATAATGAAAGGGCACTGGCCCATCTTCTTCGCCATGTATAAACTGATGTACAAAAGGAATAACTGACTCACTGACTTCTTTAGGCGTTCCCTCTGCAGCAATCACACCATCTGCTATAAAATACACATAATCAACTATTTTTAAAGACTCTTGCACGTCATGCGTCACGATAATCGATGTCATGCCCAGTGCATCGGTCAAACGTCGAATCAGGTTTCCGATGACACTCAAAGAAATCGGATCAAGACCTGTAAATGGCTCATCGTACATAATAAGCATCGGATCCAGTGCAATTGAACGTGCTAATGCCACACGTCTTGCCATACCACCTGAGAGCTCAACCGGCATCAAATGCTGCGCCCCACGCAAACCCACCGCATTCAGTTTCATTAGTACCAGATCACGAATCATAGACTCAGGTAAATTGGTATGCTCTCGCATTTGAAAAGCCACATTATCAAATACGGATAAATCAGTAAATAATGCGCCAAACTGAAACAACATCCCCATCTTGCGGCGTAATTCAAACAGTGCGTTTCTGTTGAGCGTATGCACGATCTGGTTGTCAAATTTGACATAGCCCACAGTCGGCTTCACTGCACCACTAATCAAACGCAATAATGTCGTCTTACCGGAACCGCTACCACCCATAATGGCAATAACCTTACCCCGTGGCATAGTCATATTGGCACCCTTTAGAATTGCACGTGAGCCATAAGAAAAGTTCAGGTTTTTAACTTCAACTAAAGTTTCATGAGTCATTCTTTTATGGGAGTTATTTATTGATTTAATAAAGTTTTAGTTTAATTCAGCCTATCTTGCAGCAAGTGTAATACTTCTTTTATCTCATTTTAATATTCAGAGAATAAGCTTTTAGATCTTTCTTGATTTCAGGCGCAAGCATATACAGTCCAATAATATTAGGAATGGCCATAGCAAAAATCATCGAATCGGTAAATAAAATAATATTTGATAGCTGAGCTGAGGCGCCAACAACAATAAACAAACAAAACACGATCTTATAGATGCCTTCCACAACATCTCGTTCACCAAAAAGATAGGTCGCACATTTTAATCCATAGTAAGACCATGAAATCATAGTCGAATAAGCAAACAAAAACACTGTCAGTGATAAAACATAGGGAAACCATGAAAGGCCCGTAGCAAACGCACGAGATGTCAACTCCACACCTTCTATTCCACCACCTTCGACGTATGTTCCAGAAATAACAATAACAAGTGCTGTTACCATGCAAATGATGACGGTATCAATAAATGGTCCAAGCATCCCAACCATGCCTTGGCTAATCGGTTCATTCGTTTTGACCGCACTATGCGCAATAGCCGCTGAGCCCAGACCAGCTTCATTAGAGAACGAAGCACGCTGCACACCCATTAATAAAGCACCCATCATTGCTCCAAGTCCAGCTTCTGGATAGAGCGCCATTTCAAAAATAGTCTGCAACGCATCAGGAATAGCAGTATAGTGAAATCCGATAACCACAAAGCCAGCAACAATGTAGATAGCTGCCATAGCGGGAACAACCCGGCTCGCGACCGCTGCAATCCATCGAATTCCACCAATAATGACCAATCCAACCAGAATTGCCATGAATAAACCAAATAACCAGCCTTTATCTAACAACAAGCTAGTATCTCCGCCCGTTACAATCAACGCCTGCTGATAAGCTTGATTCGCCTGAAACAAGGCGCCTGCCCCCACTGTGCCGCCAATACAACATATCGCAAACAATCCGGCCATAAACTTACCCAAATGTGGGCTGTGGTACTGCTCGAAAGCATGACGCAGGTAATACATGGGTCCGCCTGAAATCGTTTCTGGATGATGCCTGGAAGCGTGTAAGCGATATTTTACACCCAATGTCACCTCGGCGAACTTAGTAGACATACCAAACAAACCCATAACAGCCATCCAAAATGCGGCACCAGGTCCACCGACAGAAATGGCTACTGCAACACCCGCAATATTTCCCAGCCCCACTGTCCCCGAAAGGGAGGTCATTAATGCCTGGAAACGATTAATTTCTCCATCGTCATTTTTATTATCGTATTTCCCACGTAAAACATCGATGGCATGCTTGAAATAACGCAGATTGACCGCATTAAAATACAGCGTAAAAAAAAGTGCAGCTACAACCAGCCACACCAGAATCAGCTGAATCTCCAGGCCCATTATCGAGATACTATAAAAAATAACAGAAGCTACTGCATTTGATATTGGCTCAAAGGCCGCGTCGATTACGTTATCGATTTCCATTAAAAACAACTCTCCCTTTGCACAATACCTATTTTCACTCAAACAAAATGCGAACAAAAACGGTTTGTGCAGACTTAATCTAATTTATTCCAGAAAATATTCTCTTCTATTTTCGCTCAGGTCATACAACTGCTTCAGGCCACAGGATTTTATTTATTAGTTTTTATACTGGAGCCATAAACAATTTCATAAATGAGCAGCTTACATGATTGGCCAATTCATCAGATGATGGATTACTATTCCTGGGATACAGAATGCGTTGAAACTATTATCAGAATAATAATTTCATTTCAAGATATGCAAATATCTGCTCTGCCATCAGAAAAAATA
This genomic window from Nitrosomonas cryotolerans ATCC 49181 contains:
- the prsT gene encoding XrtA/PEP-CTERM system TPR-repeat protein PrsT, translating into MRSINISIFRKNLFTILIPILLISGSLVACSEAKDTQVLISEATQYQQSGNDKAAIIQLKNALQQDPDNSEARYLLGTIYNQTGDHKAAEKELSRALRLGSDPGKVLPDLGKVLFNLGEFQQLLDKTEMLSATNNPTELLLLRGNAFLALGKYQDARNVFEQILKKEPDSPGALIGLANYSLSEKNPEMTIKFSEQAITKNPDNADAWFFKADLLRAQGKIEQALAAYNQVIQLEPGYFSAYINRAIIEIGTREFDAAAKSIDAARKISSNALSVIYTQALLDFSQGRQSDALASTQQILNVAPEHLPSILLAGAAQFSLGSLLQAEQYLEKYLKRIPGNLYARKLMVAILLKSNQTQQAINILTPTLDIVQEDPQLLALAGEAYMQAKDFTKATAYLEKANELAPDNATLHTALGMSKLALGDSNHAIAELELAKNLDTASPRAAILLTLTHLRLKEFDKALSTVKVLEKEEPDNPLYKNLKGGIYLGKQDFSNARISFNRALSIQSDYFPAIKNLARLDIQEKNPDAAKKRFEAILKKDEKNIQAMNALADLAQSQGNINEATNWLELASSKNPNAMEPAIQLATHYLHLGEKKKSLTLAQKLYGTYPNQPSVLETLGQAQFANGNQSAALESYERLAVNLPKSAAAQLKIATIHAAMQNQSAASIALKKALKMQPDYLDAQVLQFRLAVQNKNENEAFSISQKIQKEHNQLPIGYILEGDLLMGQKKPERALKAYEQAFLIAPSSPLIVKLHATLSQTGKEKEANSRLNQWLNKYPGDSIARLYLAENYLEKQQFDAAVQEYQSILKQYPEHTSTLNNLAWLYQQEKDPRALAYAERAYKQAPNSPAILDTLGWILVGEGNITRALPLLEKAAFLAPEASEIQYHHAFGLVKSGDRTKARDILEKLLVSDKNFPRFNDAQALLKQVQ
- a CDS encoding BolA family protein, whose protein sequence is MITAEDIKHYIETSLPCELVKVEGDDGHHFNAVIVSAEFRDKSVIQQHQLVYTSLGDRMKQEIHALSMKTLTPEQWSENIQHD
- a CDS encoding ABC transporter permease translates to MIGFFTLLNKELLRFWKVGFQTILAPIVSTLLYLLIFFHVLEARVEIYPGVAYTLFLIPGLIMMSVLQNAFANASSSLIQSKISGNIVFVLLSPLSYREIFFAYILASVVRGLMVGAGVYLITLIFFDLPLYLPLWILLFVIMGSALLGALGVIAGIWAEKFDQLAAFQNFIIMPLTFLSGVFYTIHSLPPVWQHLSHLNPFFYMIDGFRYGFFGVSDISPYFSLMIVTACFVAISALAIQILKTGYKLRH
- a CDS encoding ABC transporter ATP-binding protein produces the protein MIPAIEVKQVYKHFDTVCALSDIHLEIKKGEFFALLGPNGAGKTTLISIISGLSLASAGTVSVMGYDVVTEYREARRMLGVVPQELVFDPFFTVREALVIQSGYYGIKHNHDWIDTIIHNLDLTDKANTNMRALSGGMKRRVLVAQALVHKPPVIILDEPTAGVDVELRQTLWNFIKQLNQDGHTIVLTTHYLEEAEALCHRVAMLKQGKIVTLDSVQNLISHTAHDNPGYSVRLRLSPDILPPKLEKQVISCVDGCYILKIEDYFQIEPLLALLRETNIQILEMQLLQPDLEEVFVNIMRKNELELK
- a CDS encoding STAS domain-containing protein, with the protein product MILCEDNKIKIKGPVTINNVITLKEEVISLFVDSSHLVVDLENILEVDSSVVSMLLEWLRESNRRKCRLHFVNVPENIRSLIQLYGVSEFLPLGLNNKLTD
- a CDS encoding MlaC/ttg2D family ABC transporter substrate-binding protein, which translates into the protein MKKYFGIMMLAVVLLLVFPAWAKEVMAPDILVDETVQEVMDIIKQDSDIKSGNKDRILDLVENKILPHFDFTRMTQLAMGKNWAKAASNQQSQLIEEFRTLLVRTYSNSLSGYQNEIITVNPINDLGNKTDTMVKTRVNQGKGRQPVPINYSMEKTAEGWKVYDVTVAGVSLVTNYRGSFNSQIRKGGVEGLIKTLTEKNRSLEGK
- the mlaD gene encoding outer membrane lipid asymmetry maintenance protein MlaD, which gives rise to MQRTTMDLWVGLFVLSGIGALLILGLKVGNLSTYGTGQGYTLTGNFENIGGLKNRAPVKSSGVVVGRVTAIQFSLETYDAMVTMTIDSHYRFPRDTFASILTSGLLGEQYIGLSPGGDEVMLADGDKIMKTNSAIVLEEMIGRFLFDKATEDDAF
- the mlaE gene encoding lipid asymmetry maintenance ABC transporter permease subunit MlaE, translating into MPRRIISGIQNFGHHVIESTWRLGYASRFFLLVLLKSSTSARRFGLVARELYFTGVLSLIIILVSGLFVGMVLGLQGYETLQKFGSETAVGSLIALSLVRELGPVVAALLFASRAGSAITAEVGLMKATEQLAAMGMMAVDPIARIVAPRFWAGVISMPLLAAMFSVMGVFGGYLVTVVFIGVDEGSFWSQMQNAVDFRFDVINGVIKSCCFGIAVTAIAVFEGYDAPPTAEGVSGATTRTVVTSSLVILGLDFILTAFMFRGVN
- a CDS encoding ABC transporter ATP-binding protein; protein product: MTHETLVEVKNLNFSYGSRAILKGANMTMPRGKVIAIMGGSGSGKTTLLRLISGAVKPTVGYVKFDNQIVHTLNRNALFELRRKMGMLFQFGALFTDLSVFDNVAFQMREHTNLPESMIRDLVLMKLNAVGLRGAQHLMPVELSGGMARRVALARSIALDPMLIMYDEPFTGLDPISLSVIGNLIRRLTDALGMTSIIVTHDVQESLKIVDYVYFIADGVIAAEGTPKEVSESVIPFVHQFIHGEEDGPVPFHYPAQAYKKDLDLGEYFA
- a CDS encoding alanine/glycine:cation symporter family protein: MEIDNVIDAAFEPISNAVASVIFYSISIMGLEIQLILVWLVVAALFFTLYFNAVNLRYFKHAIDVLRGKYDNKNDDGEINRFQALMTSLSGTVGLGNIAGVAVAISVGGPGAAFWMAVMGLFGMSTKFAEVTLGVKYRLHASRHHPETISGGPMYYLRHAFEQYHSPHLGKFMAGLFAICCIGGTVGAGALFQANQAYQQALIVTGGDTSLLLDKGWLFGLFMAILVGLVIIGGIRWIAAVASRVVPAMAAIYIVAGFVVIGFHYTAIPDALQTIFEMALYPEAGLGAMMGALLMGVQRASFSNEAGLGSAAIAHSAVKTNEPISQGMVGMLGPFIDTVIICMVTALVIVISGTYVEGGGIEGVELTSRAFATGLSWFPYVLSLTVFLFAYSTMISWSYYGLKCATYLFGERDVVEGIYKIVFCLFIVVGASAQLSNIILFTDSMIFAMAIPNIIGLYMLAPEIKKDLKAYSLNIKMR